One Echinicola strongylocentroti DNA window includes the following coding sequences:
- a CDS encoding ABC transporter ATP-binding protein — protein MGKIIETKDIKKTYVMGAEKVHALKSVTIDIDKGEYVAFMGPSGSGKSTLMNIIGCLDTPTAGNYVLNSKDVSHMSENDLAEVRNKEIGFVFQTFNLLPRASCLENVALPLIYAGFSKSDREDKAFMALKSVGLEDRINHKPNELSGGQRQRVAIARALVNDPSIILADEPTGNLDSKTSYDIMNLFDELHQKGNTIIMVTHEDDIAHYAHRIVRLRDGLVETDQKNPNPTKNNFQAVSE, from the coding sequence ATGGGGAAAATAATTGAAACCAAAGACATCAAGAAAACATATGTGATGGGCGCCGAAAAAGTGCATGCCCTTAAGTCCGTCACCATTGATATCGATAAAGGAGAGTACGTTGCTTTTATGGGGCCATCAGGTTCTGGCAAATCCACCTTGATGAATATTATTGGCTGCTTGGACACCCCTACTGCCGGTAACTATGTCCTGAACAGCAAAGATGTCAGCCATATGTCAGAAAACGATTTGGCAGAAGTAAGAAATAAGGAGATTGGTTTTGTGTTCCAAACCTTCAACCTGCTTCCCCGTGCCAGTTGCTTGGAGAACGTAGCTTTGCCACTGATATATGCTGGTTTTAGCAAGTCAGACCGTGAAGACAAGGCTTTCATGGCACTGAAGAGTGTAGGCCTAGAAGATCGTATCAACCACAAACCCAACGAGCTGTCAGGCGGCCAGCGTCAAAGAGTGGCCATCGCCCGTGCCTTGGTCAATGACCCCAGCATTATCCTTGCCGATGAACCTACAGGAAACCTGGACTCCAAGACTTCCTACGACATTATGAATCTCTTCGATGAGCTCCATCAAAAGGGAAACACCATCATCATGGTGACACACGAAGACGATATCGCCCATTACGCTCACCGTATCGTAAGGCTCCGGGACGGCCTGGTGGAGACAGACCAGAAAAACCCCAACCCTACAAAAAATAATTTTCAGGCGGTCAGCGAATAG
- a CDS encoding tetratricopeptide repeat protein has protein sequence MPEYRTDNTSKILLQRLPILIVIIGSFLLCYQYCFAPDEALPIQPGLFSEMVEVPLDFYNWGVANYALQVENYLVFQNFEVLAPVPQIEKTYFFGAVVCLLIGLAISLITTFRRYHFIGAMALVILMLTFSGVNSLNIGSVSSNLALIILMAGFTLPAMVIHFFYEHIPLTKRTLIIAPIAWCTIALLLYLSPTVNPTLLLSENLGLVALSVAAIFLLYVGHALVGGFFLLLTKLNQGVGLKISWHLTIFTTGYLLLLLIILLHYTNSYSLPFTYPPLFPLFIVVGVAGWFEIRAKIDQIDQPFNLPIVGKSLYWIGFGISSMAFWKASFSLNQPMLDFLDHWLLYTQIAFSLLFFIYLMSNFLGFMNSGKPISEVIFRPKYFAYVHMRIGALIALLSLVVYSDGVIAPQLSTSSTNFSADYYYATGRPLEARILYENSWIRYRKNGKAKVATALLYEDENQLTLAKQQMLEAFEWSPSVPEVILAANMAHKRNRYFDALFYLEKGLEIYPDNTLIKNNLALLYSKGNKAQKALELLPPNDRSGTIQANRIGVQVKHLLNIDHLPEPGQDRIGKINTLAYYNLIGDFANFTIEAEVSDAPLTQQAILRNQWSNKTFAPIDQDIALVDSLYSKELSTAAQQELRVTRVIRSYQDHQVSSALKYLNGLAIDFEGSAGYFHGMAAYILIGQGDFEKAANELATAEMMGYRDFKSDQLPVLYFGGHKDIAKKIAEKYQLEFPEWMKNELDSIGNPQIDMGYFGYFDHLVQLNKATKDEFLTFYKAMEDGPLKVIYAHEILFKKGHWLSESELKEISSYLLSHKDLDSRYIEELGSIARQKVTKSPESPLLKVYFPDNAPVATNPYFTPMVLMAAKDAPSSEERYELLRNACEFNKDARLWLTMIQAARDLGLTGYVNTFVDELRQWVPLTKLQELQESED, from the coding sequence ATGCCTGAATACCGAACAGACAACACCAGCAAGATATTACTACAAAGACTGCCAATCCTCATCGTGATCATTGGCAGTTTTCTTTTATGCTATCAGTACTGCTTTGCACCGGACGAAGCCTTGCCCATACAGCCGGGGTTATTTTCGGAAATGGTAGAAGTGCCCCTCGATTTTTACAATTGGGGTGTGGCCAATTACGCCCTACAAGTAGAAAACTACTTAGTATTCCAAAATTTCGAAGTGCTTGCACCAGTGCCTCAAATTGAAAAGACTTATTTTTTCGGTGCAGTCGTTTGTCTATTGATTGGTTTGGCCATCAGCCTGATCACCACCTTCAGAAGGTATCATTTTATTGGAGCCATGGCCTTGGTTATCCTCATGCTCACCTTTAGCGGGGTCAATTCCCTGAACATTGGCAGTGTCAGCAGTAACCTTGCCTTGATCATCTTGATGGCCGGATTCACCCTTCCAGCTATGGTCATCCACTTTTTCTATGAGCACATCCCTCTTACAAAAAGGACCTTGATCATCGCCCCTATAGCGTGGTGTACCATTGCCCTACTTCTTTATCTCAGCCCTACGGTCAATCCCACCTTGCTCCTTTCCGAAAACCTCGGGTTGGTAGCCCTTAGTGTAGCGGCCATCTTTTTGCTGTATGTAGGCCATGCATTGGTCGGAGGTTTTTTCTTATTGCTTACCAAACTTAACCAAGGTGTAGGACTCAAAATCTCATGGCACTTGACCATTTTCACCACTGGCTACCTCTTGCTATTGCTCATCATCTTATTACACTATACCAATAGTTATTCTTTACCTTTTACTTACCCACCGCTTTTCCCGCTCTTTATCGTCGTGGGTGTGGCGGGGTGGTTTGAAATACGTGCAAAAATCGACCAAATCGACCAGCCTTTCAACTTGCCAATTGTCGGAAAATCCCTTTATTGGATTGGTTTTGGGATCAGTTCCATGGCTTTCTGGAAAGCCAGCTTCTCACTGAACCAACCTATGCTGGATTTCCTAGATCACTGGCTGCTTTACACCCAAATCGCCTTTTCGTTGTTGTTTTTCATTTACCTCATGTCCAATTTCCTCGGATTCATGAATTCTGGAAAACCGATATCAGAGGTGATTTTCAGGCCAAAGTACTTTGCCTATGTCCACATGCGTATCGGGGCACTCATTGCCTTGCTCTCATTAGTGGTCTATTCAGATGGCGTTATCGCCCCACAGTTAAGCACCAGCTCTACCAACTTTTCGGCAGATTACTATTATGCCACTGGCCGGCCCCTGGAAGCAAGAATCCTATACGAAAACAGCTGGATCAGGTACAGAAAAAACGGCAAAGCAAAAGTAGCTACTGCGCTATTGTATGAGGATGAAAACCAACTGACCTTGGCCAAGCAACAAATGCTGGAAGCTTTCGAATGGAGTCCATCCGTTCCTGAAGTAATCTTGGCTGCTAATATGGCACATAAACGAAACAGGTATTTTGATGCCCTGTTTTATTTGGAAAAAGGCCTCGAAATATACCCTGACAACACACTGATCAAAAACAACCTGGCCTTACTATACAGTAAAGGCAACAAAGCTCAAAAAGCCCTGGAACTATTACCGCCTAACGACCGTAGCGGAACCATTCAGGCCAACCGCATTGGGGTTCAGGTAAAACACCTGCTCAATATCGATCACCTACCTGAGCCGGGCCAAGACAGGATAGGCAAAATCAATACGTTGGCCTACTACAATTTAATCGGGGATTTCGCAAATTTCACAATTGAAGCAGAAGTCAGCGATGCCCCCTTAACACAGCAGGCCATTCTACGAAACCAATGGTCCAACAAAACCTTCGCGCCCATTGACCAAGACATTGCCCTTGTTGATTCACTCTATTCCAAAGAACTAAGTACCGCTGCCCAGCAAGAGCTCCGGGTCACGCGAGTCATCCGAAGCTACCAGGACCACCAGGTTTCCTCGGCCTTAAAATACCTGAATGGGCTAGCCATCGACTTTGAAGGGTCTGCTGGATACTTCCATGGCATGGCAGCATATATATTGATCGGACAAGGTGATTTTGAAAAGGCAGCCAATGAACTTGCCACTGCCGAAATGATGGGATATAGGGATTTTAAAAGCGACCAGCTGCCCGTCCTGTACTTTGGTGGCCATAAGGACATTGCCAAGAAGATCGCAGAAAAATACCAGCTGGAATTTCCCGAATGGATGAAAAACGAACTGGACTCCATAGGGAATCCCCAAATTGACATGGGCTATTTTGGCTATTTTGACCATCTCGTACAGCTCAACAAAGCCACCAAAGACGAATTCCTCACTTTTTATAAAGCAATGGAAGACGGTCCGCTAAAGGTGATTTATGCCCACGAAATCCTATTCAAGAAAGGACACTGGCTCTCAGAAAGCGAGCTCAAAGAAATCAGCAGTTACCTGCTTTCGCATAAGGACCTGGATAGCCGCTACATCGAAGAACTCGGGTCCATTGCCAGGCAGAAAGTGACCAAATCACCCGAAAGCCCCTTGCTGAAAGTGTATTTTCCAGACAATGCTCCTGTAGCTACCAACCCCTATTTTACGCCCATGGTACTCATGGCTGCAAAAGACGCTCCTTCTTCAGAAGAACGCTACGAGCTATTAAGGAATGCATGTGAATTCAACAAAGATGCCAGACTATGGCTCACCATGATCCAGGCCGCCCGCGACCTAGGACTGACAGGCTATGTCAACACCTTCGTGGATGAACTGAGACAGTGGGTACCCCTAACGAAGCTCCAAGAATTGCAGGAGAGCGAGGACTGA
- the gatC gene encoding Asp-tRNA(Asn)/Glu-tRNA(Gln) amidotransferase subunit GatC: MKIDINTLKKIAHLARLEFDENSAKKMTRDMTQILDWVEHLDQVDTEGIEPITTMSSEVNILREDAVGKHLPHDKGLKNAPQKDSDYFRVPKVLE; encoded by the coding sequence ATGAAAATTGATATCAATACCCTTAAAAAAATTGCCCACCTAGCTCGTTTGGAATTCGATGAGAACAGTGCCAAAAAAATGACCAGGGACATGACTCAGATTTTGGACTGGGTAGAGCACTTGGACCAAGTAGACACAGAAGGCATCGAGCCGATCACCACGATGTCCTCAGAGGTAAATATACTCAGGGAAGATGCTGTAGGCAAACACCTCCCTCATGACAAAGGGCTTAAAAATGCCCCACAAAAGGACTCTGACTACTTCCGTGTGCCTAAGGTGCTAGAATAA
- a CDS encoding lysophospholipid acyltransferase family protein encodes MRLLRRIYSTYGTIIFLGSFLVLLPLFIITIEVPGLKKYGRMLNGIWAKVFFTGLLMRVKVENRHFLKEQPQYIIVANHFSYLDIPVIGLMSGDAVFVGKSSIGKVPLFGYMFKRLHIAVDRASFRSRGETLKRTKEIIDEGSNIIIFPEGGIRSTDPPKISSFKDGAFNLAFEKQIPIIPVTLSYNHLILPDDNKFLLNYKPVKVVIHAPVIPKGSEKEAVADMKLHCHQVIQEQLWKDNRPH; translated from the coding sequence ATGCGCTTACTCAGAAGAATCTATTCGACATACGGCACCATTATCTTTTTGGGGTCTTTTTTGGTTCTCCTCCCGCTTTTTATCATCACCATTGAGGTGCCCGGCCTGAAAAAATACGGCCGAATGCTCAATGGCATCTGGGCCAAAGTCTTCTTCACTGGCCTCCTTATGCGCGTAAAAGTGGAAAACAGGCATTTCCTTAAAGAACAGCCACAGTATATCATCGTAGCTAACCACTTCTCCTACTTGGACATTCCCGTGATCGGCCTAATGTCCGGTGATGCGGTGTTTGTGGGCAAAAGCTCTATTGGCAAAGTCCCCCTTTTCGGATACATGTTCAAACGTCTTCATATCGCCGTGGACAGGGCTAGCTTCAGAAGCAGGGGAGAAACACTCAAACGGACCAAGGAGATCATCGATGAAGGAAGCAACATCATCATTTTTCCGGAAGGAGGCATCCGCAGCACTGATCCACCAAAGATTTCATCATTTAAGGACGGGGCATTTAATCTCGCTTTTGAAAAACAAATCCCTATAATTCCTGTAACTTTATCCTATAATCACTTAATTTTGCCCGACGACAATAAATTCTTATTGAACTATAAACCGGTAAAAGTGGTCATTCATGCACCTGTGATCCCCAAAGGATCAGAAAAAGAAGCGGTGGCCGACATGAAGCTTCATTGTCACCAGGTCATCCAAGAGCAGCTCTGGAAAGACAATCGACCTCACTGA
- a CDS encoding globin domain-containing protein, with protein sequence MNEFQTVYQAIGEEKIKELVGYFYEGVANNEALRSLYPSDLDAAEERLFLFLLQVFGGPATYSEQRGHPRLRMRHLEWAIDDNMRNHWLSTMFTAMDKMAIDQNVKELMMSYFVKVANHMINQ encoded by the coding sequence ATGAATGAATTCCAAACGGTTTATCAGGCCATAGGAGAAGAAAAGATCAAGGAACTGGTCGGTTATTTTTATGAGGGCGTGGCCAATAATGAAGCCTTAAGATCGCTGTATCCCAGTGACCTCGATGCTGCAGAGGAGCGTTTATTCCTGTTTTTACTACAGGTTTTTGGCGGTCCCGCTACTTACTCCGAACAGCGTGGGCATCCGAGGCTCCGTATGAGGCACTTGGAATGGGCCATTGACGACAATATGAGGAATCACTGGCTCAGCACCATGTTTACCGCCATGGACAAGATGGCTATTGACCAAAATGTCAAAGAACTCATGATGAGCTACTTCGTAAAAGTGGCCAATCACATGATCAATCAATAA
- a CDS encoding NfeD family protein, which produces MKIAQLFCFLLLSFLHFQVQAAQDTTDIKKVYVLEIRDNIDPRMNRKVKMALEDAVNKEVDYILIHMDTYGGAVNDADDIRTMLLEAETPTISFIDKDAASAGALISIACDSIYMAPGASIGAATVVMGGSGEAAPDKYQSYMRSMMRSTAEAKGRDPKIAEAMVDEKLVIEGITTEGSVITFSVSEAIKNGFCEAEVHTIDEAIQHLGIDNHELIEYEAGVAEHIISIFLNPAISGFLILIIIGGIYFEIQTPGVGFPLAAAVTAVILYFIPYYLTGLAENWEIVVFILGIILLALELFVIPGFGVAGILGIACILTGLTLGMLPNDAFDFSFVPSEELFVALVTVILATVIAIGGIFMLAPKVNEWQAFSKITLATTQKKEDGYTSFWYSNDLLEKEGIAHTRLMPSGKVLVDEEIYDAHSRGEFIGQGEKIKVISTEGTSLKVKKIS; this is translated from the coding sequence ATGAAGATTGCGCAGCTTTTCTGCTTTTTGTTACTCTCCTTTCTGCACTTTCAGGTGCAAGCAGCACAGGACACTACTGATATCAAAAAAGTGTACGTCCTGGAAATCCGAGACAATATCGACCCCAGAATGAACAGAAAGGTAAAGATGGCCTTGGAAGATGCCGTCAACAAAGAGGTCGACTATATCCTTATACACATGGATACATATGGCGGCGCCGTCAATGATGCTGATGATATTCGTACCATGCTCTTAGAAGCCGAAACCCCGACCATTTCTTTTATTGACAAGGATGCTGCCTCCGCAGGAGCATTGATATCCATTGCATGCGACAGCATCTACATGGCTCCGGGCGCAAGCATTGGTGCGGCCACCGTGGTCATGGGGGGCTCAGGAGAAGCCGCCCCCGACAAGTACCAGTCCTATATGCGCTCAATGATGCGCAGCACAGCAGAAGCCAAGGGCAGAGACCCCAAAATCGCCGAAGCAATGGTCGACGAAAAGCTGGTCATAGAAGGCATCACCACCGAGGGTTCTGTCATCACCTTTTCCGTATCCGAGGCCATCAAAAACGGATTCTGTGAAGCAGAAGTACACACCATCGATGAAGCAATCCAACATCTCGGAATAGACAACCATGAACTGATCGAATATGAAGCGGGTGTGGCGGAGCACATTATCAGTATTTTTCTCAATCCTGCCATCAGTGGCTTCTTGATATTAATAATCATAGGGGGAATATATTTTGAAATCCAAACTCCTGGGGTAGGTTTTCCCTTGGCGGCTGCAGTCACTGCGGTGATTTTATATTTCATCCCTTATTACCTGACTGGTCTGGCCGAAAACTGGGAAATCGTCGTATTCATATTGGGCATTATCCTCTTGGCTCTTGAACTCTTCGTCATACCCGGATTTGGTGTGGCGGGTATTTTGGGCATCGCCTGCATACTGACTGGACTGACGCTGGGCATGCTCCCCAATGATGCCTTTGACTTTTCCTTTGTGCCTTCCGAGGAATTGTTCGTCGCTTTGGTCACCGTGATATTGGCCACCGTAATCGCCATAGGCGGAATATTCATGCTCGCACCGAAAGTAAATGAATGGCAAGCATTCAGCAAAATCACCTTGGCCACCACCCAAAAAAAGGAAGATGGCTACACCTCTTTTTGGTATTCCAATGACCTGCTGGAAAAAGAAGGCATCGCCCACACAAGACTAATGCCCAGTGGCAAGGTATTGGTGGATGAGGAAATTTATGATGCCCACTCTCGGGGAGAGTTCATTGGACAAGGGGAAAAAATCAAAGTCATCAGTACAGAGGGCACTTCCCTAAAAGTAAAAAAAATCAGTTAG
- a CDS encoding LysM peptidoglycan-binding domain-containing protein: MSFIVSMDSLIKKLSLAIFIFLTGVGGAFATGAAQDSVGMEKIGGKTYIIHEVTAKETLFAISRRYETPVGDIIKNNDELKQGLKIGQRIKVPYTPKTEIPEGAVLHKVAPGETLFSVAQKYGVAVTDVKAWNDLKGDDLSVGQGLIIQGAKPKETPKREAPELRGNPTEVKPSMSEPTPEVAKKEVVIEEKSQKEKTPKKVEEVSAPVTETERIEEVTDDEGTGWITHTVKDGETLYSISKKYDANMGDLINWNVLSSNNLREGQKLKVGRKEGAVNNPSPSSTSPDVPDQKEVKGASEQAAASTAAVKKASNESTAYKNIKESGQAEVIEGTGNHKKYLVLHKTAPVGTIMRIRNEENDVTIFARVVGKLPDTGDNDELLIKVSQAAFDQLRAVNNRFRVEVSY; this comes from the coding sequence ATGAGTTTTATAGTGAGTATGGACAGTTTAATCAAGAAGTTAAGTTTAGCGATTTTTATTTTTTTAACTGGCGTGGGAGGAGCCTTTGCTACAGGAGCAGCCCAAGATTCAGTAGGAATGGAAAAGATAGGAGGCAAGACATATATTATCCATGAAGTGACCGCCAAGGAGACGTTGTTTGCGATATCAAGACGATATGAGACTCCTGTTGGTGACATTATCAAAAATAATGATGAGCTTAAACAAGGGCTGAAAATAGGTCAACGGATCAAGGTGCCCTATACTCCCAAAACGGAAATACCTGAAGGAGCCGTGTTGCACAAAGTGGCCCCAGGGGAAACGCTTTTTTCCGTTGCACAAAAGTACGGTGTTGCTGTCACTGACGTGAAGGCTTGGAACGACCTAAAAGGTGATGACCTTAGTGTGGGCCAAGGCTTAATTATACAAGGTGCCAAGCCAAAAGAAACACCCAAAAGGGAGGCTCCCGAGCTACGGGGAAATCCCACAGAAGTAAAACCAAGCATGAGTGAGCCAACTCCGGAAGTTGCAAAAAAAGAGGTGGTAATAGAAGAGAAGAGCCAAAAAGAAAAGACACCGAAAAAAGTGGAAGAAGTATCCGCTCCAGTCACAGAAACAGAGCGGATAGAGGAGGTTACCGATGATGAGGGCACTGGCTGGATCACCCATACAGTGAAAGATGGGGAGACGCTTTATTCCATTTCCAAGAAGTATGATGCCAATATGGGGGATTTAATCAACTGGAATGTACTCTCATCCAATAACCTCAGAGAAGGCCAGAAGCTGAAAGTAGGGAGAAAAGAAGGTGCTGTCAACAACCCCTCACCTTCCTCAACGTCACCTGACGTGCCTGATCAAAAAGAGGTGAAGGGTGCATCTGAGCAAGCTGCGGCCTCTACTGCTGCTGTAAAAAAGGCGAGCAATGAAAGTACCGCTTATAAGAACATCAAGGAGTCCGGTCAAGCAGAAGTCATCGAAGGTACAGGGAATCATAAAAAATACCTGGTATTACACAAGACGGCTCCGGTGGGTACGATCATGAGGATCCGAAACGAAGAAAATGACGTGACTATTTTCGCAAGGGTAGTGGGAAAACTACCTGATACTGGTGATAATGATGAGTTGTTAATTAAGGTTTCCCAAGCAGCATTTGACCAACTGAGGGCTGTAAATAACAGGTTTAGGGTGGAGGTATCCTACTAG
- a CDS encoding TIGR02757 family protein, whose amino-acid sequence MMDLKGFLEEKVALYNQPGFIAADPILIPHRYSKKQDIEIAGFFAATLAWGQRKTIINKCTELLVMMDDAPHDFMLHHSESDLKPFLDFKHRTFNDIDTLWFIAFLSRFYREHGSLEEAFTVGWEDEVDIMEVLLGNFHEVFFADPEAPRRTRKHVATPKRKAACKRINMFLRWMVRKDQKGVDFGIWEKISPSQLICPCDLHVDRVARKLGLIQRKQTDWKTAVELTARLREFDPLDPVKYDFALFGLGVEEKF is encoded by the coding sequence ATGATGGATTTGAAAGGGTTTTTGGAGGAGAAAGTAGCTCTTTACAATCAACCAGGGTTTATTGCAGCAGATCCTATTTTAATTCCCCATCGCTATTCCAAAAAACAGGATATAGAGATTGCCGGTTTTTTTGCCGCTACTTTGGCCTGGGGGCAACGAAAGACCATTATCAATAAATGTACTGAGCTTTTGGTCATGATGGATGATGCCCCCCATGATTTTATGCTGCACCATTCCGAATCAGACCTTAAGCCATTTTTGGATTTTAAGCACCGTACGTTTAATGATATCGACACCCTTTGGTTCATTGCATTTTTGAGCCGGTTTTATCGGGAGCACGGGAGTTTAGAGGAAGCATTTACCGTTGGCTGGGAAGATGAGGTGGATATCATGGAAGTTCTCCTTGGCAATTTTCATGAAGTATTTTTCGCCGATCCAGAGGCACCGCGCCGGACCAGAAAACATGTAGCTACTCCCAAGCGAAAAGCTGCCTGTAAGCGGATCAATATGTTTTTGCGTTGGATGGTCCGTAAGGATCAAAAAGGAGTTGACTTTGGTATTTGGGAAAAGATCAGCCCCTCTCAATTGATCTGTCCATGTGATCTTCATGTGGACCGGGTAGCGAGAAAGCTAGGGCTGATTCAGCGGAAACAAACGGACTGGAAGACGGCAGTAGAGCTGACTGCACGGCTGAGGGAGTTTGATCCTTTGGATCCTGTGAAATATGACTTTGCGCTTTTTGGACTAGGTGTCGAAGAGAAGTTTTAA
- the pyrE gene encoding orotate phosphoribosyltransferase produces the protein MKLHSKEIAAAIAKKLLEIKAIRLQPQQPFTWASGWKSPIYCDNRLSLSFPETRTFIKEKLVEVVRQNFPDAEGIAGVATAGIPQGALIAEEMGIPFIYVRSKPKGHGMENMIEGKVTKGQKVVVIEDLVSTGGSSLKAVEALKTAGFEVLGMAAIFTYGFELARKNFENAGVELMCLSDYEAMLPQAIENHYASDEDLQSLAEWRKSPETWKAE, from the coding sequence ATGAAATTACACAGCAAAGAAATAGCGGCAGCCATTGCCAAAAAGTTACTCGAAATCAAAGCCATCCGTTTGCAGCCCCAACAGCCTTTTACCTGGGCCTCTGGATGGAAATCCCCTATCTACTGTGACAACCGCCTTTCCTTGTCCTTTCCTGAGACAAGGACATTTATCAAGGAAAAGCTCGTAGAAGTGGTCCGTCAAAACTTCCCAGATGCAGAAGGTATTGCTGGCGTGGCCACCGCAGGAATCCCCCAAGGCGCCCTGATCGCTGAGGAAATGGGCATCCCATTCATCTATGTAAGATCCAAACCCAAAGGCCACGGCATGGAAAACATGATCGAAGGCAAAGTGACCAAAGGCCAAAAAGTAGTAGTCATCGAAGACCTAGTATCTACAGGTGGAAGCTCACTGAAGGCCGTGGAAGCACTCAAAACAGCTGGCTTTGAAGTATTGGGGATGGCTGCTATCTTCACTTACGGATTTGAACTAGCCCGCAAAAATTTTGAAAATGCAGGAGTTGAATTGATGTGTCTCAGTGACTATGAAGCGATGTTGCCCCAAGCTATCGAAAATCATTACGCTTCAGATGAAGACCTACAATCGCTCGCAGAATGGAGAAAATCCCCGGAAACATGGAAAGCAGAATAG
- a CDS encoding NUDIX hydrolase, with translation MRIFINDKPLDILSPEELSKSKTFECVYDNPKDLPAYVAFHDDVLITKPSKDIIIKLLYLLRTRKLKNLDTITIVADDVKALKSYIKSRFNIVKAAGGVVTDKEKVLFIHRLGKWDLPKGKFEKGETPEECAVREVEEECAISVKQGKLICKTWHTYTQNRKSILKKTYWYKMECTDDSKMAPQREEGIDDIKWLSHHEAKVALVNSYPSMRYLYKRFLKMVPEVQTS, from the coding sequence ATGAGAATATTCATCAACGACAAACCGCTGGACATATTATCACCAGAAGAGCTGAGTAAAAGTAAGACCTTTGAATGTGTTTATGATAACCCTAAGGACTTGCCTGCTTATGTGGCTTTTCATGATGATGTCTTGATTACGAAGCCTTCCAAGGATATCATTATTAAGTTACTGTATTTGCTAAGGACCAGAAAGTTGAAAAACCTGGATACCATCACGATTGTCGCCGATGATGTCAAGGCATTGAAATCCTATATCAAGAGTCGCTTTAATATTGTCAAGGCAGCAGGTGGAGTGGTGACGGATAAGGAAAAGGTTCTATTTATTCATCGTTTAGGTAAGTGGGATTTGCCCAAAGGGAAATTTGAAAAAGGAGAGACCCCCGAAGAATGCGCTGTTAGGGAGGTGGAGGAGGAGTGCGCCATCTCTGTAAAGCAGGGCAAGTTGATCTGCAAGACTTGGCATACCTACACGCAAAATCGTAAAAGTATCTTAAAAAAGACCTATTGGTATAAGATGGAGTGCACGGATGATTCGAAGATGGCGCCTCAGCGGGAAGAAGGTATAGATGATATCAAGTGGCTTTCCCATCATGAAGCCAAAGTGGCCTTGGTCAATTCCTATCCATCGATGCGCTACCTTTACAAGCGCTTTTTAAAGATGGTGCCGGAAGTTCAGACCTCGTAA
- the coaD gene encoding pantetheine-phosphate adenylyltransferase → MKKTAIFPGSFDPYTNGHHDIVMRGLDIFDEIVIGIGYNSSKKSRYFEIDMMVEKIREVYKETPEVKVVVYNELTSSLAKKHDATFLLRGLRNTTDFEYENTISQMNRYLNTDLETVFLITSPQYAAVSSTVIREVHRYGGSVSDFLPYEV, encoded by the coding sequence ATGAAAAAAACAGCCATCTTCCCCGGATCTTTTGACCCCTACACCAACGGACACCATGACATCGTCATGAGAGGACTGGACATCTTTGATGAAATCGTTATTGGCATAGGATACAATTCCTCCAAAAAGTCCAGGTATTTCGAGATTGACATGATGGTCGAAAAAATCAGGGAAGTATACAAAGAAACTCCTGAAGTTAAGGTAGTTGTCTACAATGAACTTACTTCAAGTCTGGCAAAAAAGCACGACGCCACTTTCCTACTAAGAGGGCTTCGAAACACCACAGACTTCGAATACGAAAACACCATCTCTCAAATGAACCGGTATCTCAACACGGATTTGGAGACGGTATTCCTGATCACCTCACCGCAGTATGCGGCCGTAAGCTCTACTGTCATCAGGGAGGTACACCGCTATGGCGGAAGCGTCAGTGATTTTCTTCCTTACGAGGTCTGA